The following are encoded together in the Proteiniphilum saccharofermentans genome:
- a CDS encoding alpha/beta hydrolase family protein — protein sequence MKRICIILFVLLMAPRFVESQENITYQVPPAEILELVDIERAPSVNMDSKGGQMLFLYRNTFKTLSDLNQPEVRLAGLRINPDANISSTVTYSNNIRYKKTKEKEVRQIEGLPSEPLIAYISFSPDETKLAFTNTVENGVELWIADLKTLQAGRVTDAVVNANAGFPYSWFNDGSGLLVRMLPENRPELIDTQKALPEGPIVSVSDGQISQNRTYQDLLKNPVDEANFETLMTSELYKVGFDGSKTRWKEAGMYISQSFSPDGKYLLLTTLSRPFSYTVPYYSFPNIAEIYTADGDFLMKFNEQPLLENLPIGFMATQQGKRNINWRADKSSTLYWAEALDKGDPEVKVDFRDEVFQLDAPFTGSPRSLVKTINRYAGITWGNDEYAILRDYWWNTRNQKMYVFNPSDNKQEPRIIVDRNYQNVYDDPGYPQTAKNALGTYTLQMDGNSIYFFADGFTADGQFPFIDELDLRTLQKKRIYQSAYTDKVEELVTFVDSKKGIIITRIESPTEYPNYYIRNIRNKRAPEPLTAFENPFKSIENVYKEVISYKREDGVELTGTLYLPAGYDREKKEKLPMVMWAYPTEYKDRNSAGQTTANPNSFTYLSYGNPIYWVTRGYAILDDAAFPIVGEGDDQPNDTFVEQLVANAKAAIDAVDALGYIDRERVAVGGHSYGAFMTANLLTHSDLFAAGIARSGAYNRTLTPFGFQAEERNYWVAPETYNAMSPFMHADKMKTPLLLTHGESDNNSGTHTMQSERYFQALKSFGAPVRLVLLPKESHGYAARENVLHLLWEQDQWLEKYVKMKDKK from the coding sequence ATGAAACGAATTTGTATTATTTTATTTGTTCTGCTTATGGCACCCCGGTTTGTTGAATCACAGGAAAATATCACCTATCAGGTACCACCGGCCGAAATTCTGGAATTGGTCGATATAGAAAGAGCGCCTTCAGTCAATATGGACAGCAAAGGCGGGCAGATGCTGTTCCTGTACCGGAATACGTTCAAAACGCTGTCTGACCTGAACCAGCCTGAAGTGAGACTTGCAGGCCTGCGTATTAACCCCGATGCCAATATATCGAGTACGGTAACCTATTCTAATAATATACGTTATAAAAAAACGAAAGAGAAAGAAGTGAGGCAAATAGAAGGTTTACCTTCTGAACCTCTTATTGCATACATATCTTTTTCGCCTGATGAGACAAAGCTTGCATTTACCAATACGGTAGAAAACGGAGTTGAACTATGGATTGCCGACTTGAAGACCTTGCAGGCGGGAAGAGTGACGGATGCCGTTGTGAATGCTAATGCAGGATTTCCATACAGTTGGTTTAACGATGGTTCCGGATTGCTTGTCAGGATGCTTCCCGAAAACCGCCCCGAATTGATTGATACCCAAAAGGCTTTACCGGAAGGGCCAATTGTTTCGGTCAGTGATGGGCAGATATCTCAAAACCGGACTTATCAGGATTTGCTGAAGAATCCGGTCGATGAGGCCAATTTCGAAACGCTGATGACATCGGAACTCTATAAGGTGGGGTTCGATGGTTCGAAGACAAGATGGAAAGAGGCTGGAATGTATATAAGCCAATCCTTTTCCCCTGATGGAAAATATCTTTTGTTGACTACGCTCTCCCGTCCGTTCTCCTATACCGTCCCTTATTACAGTTTTCCGAATATTGCTGAGATATACACGGCTGATGGGGATTTCTTGATGAAGTTCAACGAACAACCGTTGCTGGAGAATCTGCCGATAGGTTTTATGGCTACTCAGCAGGGAAAAAGAAATATCAACTGGCGTGCCGATAAATCTTCGACCCTCTACTGGGCAGAAGCGCTTGATAAAGGTGATCCGGAAGTGAAAGTCGATTTCCGTGACGAGGTGTTCCAACTCGATGCTCCGTTTACCGGCAGTCCCCGTTCGTTGGTGAAAACTATCAACCGTTATGCCGGTATTACCTGGGGTAACGATGAATATGCTATTCTCCGTGATTACTGGTGGAATACGCGAAATCAGAAGATGTATGTTTTCAATCCTTCGGACAACAAGCAGGAACCTCGTATCATTGTCGACCGGAACTACCAGAACGTGTATGATGACCCCGGTTATCCGCAAACAGCAAAGAATGCTTTGGGAACCTATACACTGCAAATGGATGGAAACTCGATCTATTTCTTTGCAGACGGTTTTACTGCTGATGGACAGTTCCCGTTTATAGACGAACTGGATCTGAGAACACTACAAAAGAAACGGATCTATCAGTCTGCCTATACCGACAAGGTTGAAGAACTGGTTACGTTTGTCGATAGTAAAAAAGGAATAATTATCACCCGGATCGAGTCACCGACTGAATATCCCAATTATTATATCCGTAATATCAGGAATAAACGTGCACCGGAACCGTTGACTGCATTTGAAAATCCGTTCAAGAGCATTGAGAACGTCTATAAGGAGGTGATCAGTTATAAACGTGAAGACGGGGTCGAGCTTACCGGTACATTGTACTTGCCGGCCGGTTACGACAGGGAGAAAAAGGAAAAACTGCCGATGGTCATGTGGGCATATCCCACCGAATATAAAGACCGGAACAGCGCGGGACAAACTACAGCCAACCCCAATTCATTTACTTACTTGTCGTATGGAAATCCTATTTACTGGGTGACACGTGGCTATGCGATCCTGGATGATGCGGCCTTTCCTATCGTGGGAGAGGGTGATGATCAACCGAACGACACTTTTGTGGAACAACTGGTTGCCAATGCCAAAGCGGCGATAGATGCCGTGGATGCGCTGGGATATATAGACCGGGAGCGAGTCGCTGTAGGGGGACATTCCTATGGCGCATTCATGACGGCGAATCTGTTGACCCATTCTGACCTCTTTGCTGCCGGTATTGCCCGTAGCGGTGCGTACAACCGTACTCTCACGCCATTCGGTTTCCAGGCAGAGGAACGGAACTACTGGGTGGCTCCTGAAACTTATAACGCCATGTCTCCTTTTATGCATGCCGATAAGATGAAAACACCCCTATTGCTTACCCATGGAGAGAGTGACAATAATTCCGGTACGCATACGATGCAGAGTGAGCGCTACTTTCAGGCGTTGAAGAGCTTTGGTGCTCCTGTCCGCCTGGTACTCCTGCCAAAGGAAAGCCACGGGTATGCTGCCCGGGAGAATGTACTGCATCTGTTGTGGGAACAGGATCAGTGGCTGGAAAAATATGTGAAAATGAAGGATAAAAAATGA
- a CDS encoding DUF192 domain-containing protein encodes MSQKKKSNRNISLIVILIAIAGLVLYFSQKSGSETEAGTQSETIDIPFRKQGELFFTSPQNGDTLAMIDIEVADNDQLRARGLMYRRTLPENAGMLFIQSMEEMQSFWMKNTYIPLDILFVNRDKEIVTIHANTTPLKEWNYASTKPAIYVVEVNAGFSNRHGINIGDRIEFVIPK; translated from the coding sequence ATGTCACAAAAGAAAAAAAGCAACCGGAATATATCTCTGATAGTTATATTGATCGCAATAGCCGGTCTGGTTCTCTATTTTTCACAAAAATCCGGCTCAGAGACCGAGGCAGGAACGCAATCCGAAACAATAGACATTCCATTCCGTAAGCAGGGAGAACTGTTCTTTACAAGCCCGCAGAATGGCGACACACTGGCAATGATCGATATTGAAGTGGCCGATAACGACCAATTACGGGCACGCGGATTGATGTACCGGCGTACCCTTCCGGAAAATGCAGGGATGCTGTTCATTCAAAGTATGGAAGAGATGCAGAGTTTCTGGATGAAAAACACTTACATCCCATTGGATATCCTTTTTGTAAATAGGGATAAAGAGATCGTGACCATCCACGCCAATACCACCCCGTTAAAAGAGTGGAATTATGCATCTACGAAGCCTGCAATCTATGTAGTGGAGGTAAATGCAGGTTTCTCAAACCGGCACGGTATTAACATCGGAGACAGGATAGAATTTGTTATCCCGAAATAA
- the cbiB gene encoding adenosylcobinamide-phosphate synthase CbiB, which translates to MYHFFITYQDFLIPLLGGLLLDAFIGDPHRLPHPIRLFGSMIAWCDRQFNRGNHQKRNGVLVASGLVLLVFLFLLGLERILTPYPAVLLIINTILFFYAVSNRSLISEAVKVEILVVKGDIPAARKQLGWIVGRDTSQLTAKQIRTATLETLAENLSDGVIAPLFFYALGGIPLMMAYKMINTMDSMIGYKNEKYRDFGWFAARILDDAANFIPARLTALLMVLFPPSGRGFRFIRKYAGCHSSPNSGYPESALAGILNCRFGGPNVYHGKLVEKPYIGENDRDLSHADVLRACFINIRVTLTMTLIIILFLFFCIE; encoded by the coding sequence TTGTACCATTTCTTTATCACATACCAGGATTTTCTAATTCCGCTATTGGGCGGGTTATTGCTGGATGCTTTTATCGGCGATCCACACCGTTTGCCACATCCCATCCGGCTGTTTGGCAGTATGATTGCCTGGTGTGACCGGCAGTTTAACCGGGGAAACCATCAAAAGAGGAATGGCGTACTTGTCGCTTCAGGATTGGTATTATTGGTCTTTCTATTTTTATTGGGGTTAGAACGGATACTCACTCCCTACCCTGCCGTCCTGCTTATCATCAACACCATTCTCTTTTTTTATGCGGTCAGCAACCGGAGCCTGATCTCCGAAGCGGTGAAAGTGGAAATACTGGTTGTGAAAGGTGATATTCCGGCAGCACGAAAGCAACTGGGCTGGATTGTGGGACGTGACACATCTCAACTTACAGCAAAACAGATCCGCACGGCAACACTCGAAACACTGGCCGAAAACCTCAGCGACGGGGTAATCGCGCCCCTGTTTTTCTATGCACTCGGCGGTATCCCTCTGATGATGGCATACAAGATGATAAATACCATGGACTCCATGATCGGGTATAAAAATGAGAAGTACCGCGATTTCGGATGGTTTGCCGCCCGCATCCTCGATGATGCAGCCAACTTTATTCCCGCCCGGCTTACAGCTTTATTAATGGTGCTGTTCCCACCTTCAGGACGTGGATTCCGCTTTATCCGCAAGTACGCCGGATGCCACTCAAGCCCCAACTCCGGTTATCCCGAATCGGCGCTGGCCGGAATTCTCAACTGCCGATTCGGCGGTCCAAACGTGTATCATGGCAAATTAGTAGAAAAACCCTATATAGGAGAGAACGACCGGGATCTCTCACACGCCGACGTGCTACGGGCCTGTTTCATCAATATACGGGTTACCCTGACAATGACGTTGATAATTATCCTGTTTCTCTTTTTCTGTATTGAATAA
- a CDS encoding pyridoxal phosphate-dependent aminotransferase, giving the protein MQTGHGNDIYDYADIRCDFSSNIPYRNESETIADYLKSHMDTIRNYPDPNSRKLTSQLADFHAVSPDNILVTNGSAEAFYLLAHLFQHRKSVIPYPAFSEYEDACRTYRHEISFLPIGSLQDTPHFEVDMAWFGVPNNPDGTLVSNDTISRFCSKNHHTCFVVDAAYDELCPRNESVKELQGRFKNLIIVHSLTKTFGIPGLRLGYIVADQQIIDGIRSLRPPWSVNVLALEAGSFILENRNRLLPDAASLCAESARLQQEINALPQFEVTASPSNFFLVKMTEGTAAELKQFLIDKSGLLIRDAANFRGLTPQHFRISVQDEVWNHQLIKALKLFYTRY; this is encoded by the coding sequence ATGCAAACAGGACATGGTAACGACATATATGATTATGCGGATATAAGATGTGACTTCAGCTCTAATATTCCTTACCGGAACGAATCGGAGACTATTGCGGATTATCTGAAAAGTCATATGGATACCATCCGCAATTATCCTGATCCAAACAGTCGTAAATTAACATCTCAATTGGCAGATTTTCACGCTGTATCTCCCGATAATATATTGGTCACAAACGGTTCTGCAGAGGCGTTTTATTTGCTCGCACACCTCTTTCAACACCGGAAAAGTGTAATCCCCTATCCTGCCTTTTCAGAGTATGAGGATGCCTGTCGCACTTATCGGCATGAGATTTCGTTCCTCCCGATAGGATCATTGCAGGATACCCCCCACTTTGAAGTTGATATGGCCTGGTTCGGCGTACCGAACAATCCCGACGGAACGCTTGTGAGTAACGATACTATTTCACGTTTTTGCAGCAAAAATCACCATACCTGTTTTGTCGTGGATGCAGCTTATGACGAGCTATGCCCGCGGAACGAATCGGTAAAAGAGTTGCAAGGCAGATTCAAGAATCTGATTATCGTACACTCGCTTACAAAAACATTTGGCATTCCCGGATTACGCCTGGGGTATATTGTTGCCGACCAACAGATAATCGATGGTATCCGGTCATTGCGCCCCCCCTGGTCGGTAAATGTATTGGCTCTGGAAGCAGGAAGTTTTATTCTGGAGAACCGGAACAGGCTGTTGCCGGATGCCGCTTCACTATGTGCCGAATCAGCACGGTTACAACAAGAAATCAACGCGTTACCTCAATTCGAAGTGACCGCCTCACCGTCCAATTTCTTTTTGGTAAAGATGACAGAAGGAACTGCAGCGGAATTGAAGCAGTTTCTAATCGACAAATCCGGGCTGTTGATCCGCGATGCAGCCAACTTCAGAGGATTAACACCACAACATTTTCGTATTTCTGTACAGGACGAAGTGTGGAACCATCAGCTTATTAAAGCATTGAAATTGTTCTATACAAGATATTGA
- a CDS encoding cobyric acid synthase, whose product MNKLRPIMFVGTGSDVGKSVINTGFCRIFLQDGYSPAPFKAQNMSLNSYPTGDNLEIGRAQAVQAEACGIGCTVEMNPVLLKPTGNSTSQVVLNGKPAGNKSAREYFNETDRDSLFSEVMRSFDRLASRYNPIVIEGAGSISEINLREKDIVNMRVALHTNAATFLVADIDKGGVFASVYGTLQLLPEAECNAIKGIIINKFRGDITLFDDGKKILEGLTGKPVIGIIPYCKGLFIEQEDGVVIEKKKTAFKEGKINIGVVLLKHLSNFTDFNMLELIPDVNLFYSDNPETLSQTDIIIIPGSKNTLSDLKTLREKHLDKVVLAHHRSGKPVYGICGGYQMMGEEVRDPDGVEGNIPVLPGLNILPVITTLADGKQTRQCRFSFIESDISGEGYEIHAGHTSSNRPLCRMENGETDGYFLNDKTWGTYIHGIFDNASVIERVLRQIDPDISATVNYKARKEEGYNRLADVIRENVDMEYVYKCLGA is encoded by the coding sequence ATGAATAAACTTCGTCCCATTATGTTTGTCGGCACCGGCTCCGACGTAGGAAAATCGGTAATCAATACCGGTTTCTGCCGTATATTCCTTCAAGACGGTTATTCCCCTGCCCCGTTTAAGGCGCAGAATATGTCACTCAACAGCTATCCGACCGGAGACAATCTTGAAATAGGCCGTGCACAGGCTGTACAGGCGGAAGCATGCGGAATCGGCTGCACAGTGGAGATGAACCCCGTCTTGCTGAAACCGACCGGCAACTCAACCTCGCAAGTGGTGCTCAACGGTAAACCCGCAGGGAATAAATCGGCACGGGAATATTTCAACGAGACTGACCGGGACTCACTCTTCTCGGAAGTAATGCGTTCGTTCGACAGGCTGGCCAGCCGCTATAATCCAATAGTGATTGAAGGAGCCGGTAGTATTTCAGAAATCAACCTCCGGGAGAAAGATATCGTGAACATGCGTGTGGCACTGCATACCAATGCCGCCACATTTCTGGTCGCTGATATTGATAAGGGCGGAGTGTTCGCCAGTGTGTACGGAACACTTCAATTGCTTCCCGAAGCCGAATGCAATGCCATCAAAGGGATTATTATCAATAAGTTCAGGGGAGATATCACCCTGTTTGACGATGGCAAAAAGATATTGGAAGGACTGACAGGAAAACCGGTAATTGGTATTATCCCCTATTGTAAAGGGCTTTTTATCGAACAGGAAGATGGGGTGGTTATCGAAAAGAAAAAAACAGCTTTTAAAGAGGGAAAAATAAATATCGGAGTAGTATTGTTGAAGCACTTATCAAACTTTACCGATTTCAATATGCTGGAACTGATACCGGACGTGAACCTTTTCTATTCGGACAATCCGGAAACCTTGTCGCAGACCGATATTATTATTATTCCCGGATCAAAAAATACGTTGTCCGATTTAAAAACATTACGGGAAAAACACCTCGACAAGGTTGTTCTGGCCCATCACCGCAGCGGGAAACCGGTATATGGCATCTGTGGCGGTTACCAGATGATGGGAGAAGAAGTCCGCGACCCCGATGGTGTGGAAGGAAATATCCCGGTACTACCCGGATTGAACATACTCCCGGTTATCACTACCCTTGCTGATGGGAAACAAACGCGACAATGCCGGTTTTCATTTATTGAAAGTGATATTTCAGGTGAAGGATATGAGATACACGCAGGACATACATCTTCCAATCGTCCGCTCTGCCGTATGGAAAACGGTGAAACTGACGGTTATTTCCTGAATGACAAGACCTGGGGAACCTATATCCACGGCATTTTTGATAATGCATCAGTTATTGAACGGGTGCTACGTCAGATAGATCCCGATATTTCCGCCACCGTCAATTATAAAGCCCGTAAGGAAGAGGGATATAACCGGCTCGCTGATGTGATCCGGGAGAATGTGGATATGGAGTATGTTTATAAGTGCCTGGGTGCCTAG
- the cobC gene encoding alpha-ribazole phosphatase — MKLYLVRHTRVDVPSGICYGQTDVPLADSFETEMGSIRSRLSGIQFGHIFCSPLSRCVKLGISLEYPLLLDDRLKELNFGEWEGQTWDKIFESERGGKWFTDYLNEACPNGESYRDILQRVESFIADLPKTDANILVITHAGVIRAFRILLKNWPVKRAFDKPVAYGQVTIIEKRP, encoded by the coding sequence ATGAAACTCTATCTTGTCCGACATACACGTGTGGATGTACCATCAGGTATCTGTTACGGGCAGACCGACGTACCATTGGCCGACTCGTTCGAAACCGAAATGGGATCAATCCGGTCGAGATTATCAGGGATACAGTTCGGACATATTTTTTGCAGTCCGTTGAGCCGATGTGTAAAACTCGGCATATCATTGGAGTATCCATTACTCCTTGACGACCGGTTGAAAGAATTGAACTTCGGTGAATGGGAAGGCCAAACATGGGATAAAATCTTCGAATCAGAGAGAGGTGGAAAATGGTTTACCGATTATCTGAACGAAGCCTGCCCAAATGGAGAGTCATATCGGGACATACTGCAGAGGGTGGAGAGCTTTATTGCAGATTTACCAAAAACAGATGCCAATATACTGGTCATCACACATGCAGGGGTTATCCGTGCATTCAGGATATTGTTAAAAAACTGGCCGGTAAAAAGAGCATTCGACAAACCGGTTGCTTATGGGCAGGTCACGATCATAGAAAAACGACCATAG
- the cobS gene encoding adenosylcobinamide-GDP ribazoletransferase, producing MKQQINLFFHALFFYSRIPAGKINYSEENLTKAFRYFPLIGIIVGAIGGGIFLLFRWIFPVPVALVISVAVMVIVTGALHEDGLSDFFDGFGGGRDKERILAIMKESTIGAYGVIALILLFVSKLTLLLSINPSHIITVLIASHASSRMMPIFLINSSHYARTGESKAMHTRRRTDKVTFVIALIFGLLPLVFISWKIILVVIPVYAMIVMVLKKYTERKIGGFTGDVLGALQQFSELAFYLVCAALYPIS from the coding sequence ATGAAGCAGCAAATCAACCTCTTTTTCCATGCACTCTTCTTTTACAGCCGTATTCCGGCAGGTAAAATCAACTATTCGGAAGAAAACCTGACGAAAGCATTCCGTTATTTTCCATTGATTGGTATCATTGTGGGTGCAATTGGAGGAGGAATATTTTTACTGTTCCGGTGGATATTCCCGGTACCGGTCGCCCTTGTTATATCCGTAGCTGTAATGGTGATCGTAACCGGGGCCCTCCACGAAGACGGCCTATCGGACTTTTTTGATGGATTCGGGGGAGGACGCGACAAGGAACGTATTTTGGCCATCATGAAAGAGAGTACTATCGGCGCCTATGGAGTCATCGCCCTTATCTTACTGTTTGTGTCAAAGCTTACACTGCTCCTTTCTATCAACCCATCCCATATTATTACAGTATTAATTGCATCACATGCATCAAGCAGGATGATGCCGATTTTTCTGATAAATAGTTCCCATTATGCACGCACGGGAGAGAGTAAGGCGATGCATACCCGCAGGAGAACAGATAAGGTGACATTCGTGATTGCACTTATATTTGGCCTGCTACCACTGGTTTTCATATCCTGGAAAATTATTCTGGTTGTTATTCCGGTTTATGCAATGATCGTCATGGTTTTGAAAAAATATACGGAGAGGAAAATAGGTGGTTTCACTGGTGATGTATTGGGCGCATTGCAACAATTCTCGGAACTCGCGTTTTATCTTGTTTGTGCTGCATTATATCCGATCTCATGA
- the cobT gene encoding nicotinate-nucleotide--dimethylbenzimidazole phosphoribosyltransferase — protein sequence MNIETALRQKIDSRTKPAGSLGKLEEIAFKVGRIQQTLTPELCNPAILVFAADHGIADEGVSPCPKEITHQMVMNFVHGGAGINVFARQHGINLKIIDAGVDFDFPAGSGVIDAKLGRGTNNMLYQPAMSIETCHKAMEKGAEFVRQEFENGCNVIGFGEMGIGNTSPASLLLHKFTGIPLDDCVGRGAGHDDAGVRHKCEILQRVAEKYYPATPVETLATFGGFEIAMMCGAVLEAKRSNMLVVADGFIATSAFLAAYEIQPDILENTLFSHSSDEKGHILMLKYLKGNPILHLNLRLGEGTGVALAYPIVRSALIFLNEMAGFEEAGVHDVRNKHFHSST from the coding sequence ATGAATATTGAAACTGCACTTCGGCAGAAGATCGACAGCCGTACAAAGCCGGCAGGTTCGCTCGGCAAACTTGAAGAGATTGCTTTTAAGGTCGGTAGGATACAGCAAACACTGACGCCCGAACTATGTAATCCTGCCATACTGGTATTTGCAGCCGATCATGGCATTGCCGACGAGGGGGTAAGCCCCTGCCCGAAAGAGATCACCCATCAGATGGTAATGAACTTCGTCCATGGAGGCGCCGGGATCAATGTGTTCGCACGCCAGCACGGTATCAACCTGAAAATTATCGATGCCGGTGTCGATTTCGATTTTCCGGCAGGATCAGGTGTTATTGATGCCAAATTAGGCCGTGGCACAAACAATATGTTATATCAGCCTGCCATGAGCATAGAAACCTGTCACAAGGCGATGGAAAAAGGAGCAGAATTTGTCCGTCAGGAATTTGAGAATGGCTGCAACGTGATAGGTTTCGGGGAAATGGGTATCGGAAATACTTCACCGGCATCGCTGTTACTGCATAAATTTACGGGCATCCCCCTCGATGATTGTGTGGGACGAGGTGCCGGTCATGATGATGCAGGTGTCCGTCATAAATGTGAAATACTTCAACGGGTTGCCGAAAAATACTATCCCGCTACTCCGGTCGAAACACTGGCTACATTCGGTGGCTTCGAAATTGCAATGATGTGCGGAGCCGTACTCGAGGCTAAACGGTCAAATATGTTGGTCGTTGCCGACGGATTTATTGCGACTTCTGCTTTTCTGGCTGCATACGAAATTCAACCCGATATCCTCGAAAACACCCTCTTCAGCCATTCATCGGATGAAAAGGGACATATATTGATGCTCAAGTACCTGAAAGGCAATCCGATCCTACATCTCAACCTGCGGTTAGGAGAAGGAACCGGAGTTGCCCTGGCTTATCCCATTGTCAGGTCAGCATTGATCTTCCTCAATGAGATGGCCGGTTTCGAAGAGGCCGGTGTACATGATGTCAGAAACAAACATTTCCATTCATCGACATAA
- a CDS encoding bifunctional adenosylcobinamide kinase/adenosylcobinamide-phosphate guanylyltransferase, with product MREIIFITGGQRSGKSRFAQKLAEEYSSSPLYLATSRRWDDDFEQRIRRHQADRGEQWETIEEEKYLRSLSLAGRTVLLDCITLWLTNIFHDNDYNLDAALEEAKSEWNGFIQQDFRLIIVSNEIGMGLHAPDEASRHFTDLQGWVNQHIAASADKAYVMVSGIPLQLK from the coding sequence ATGCGGGAGATTATTTTCATTACAGGCGGACAACGATCAGGCAAAAGCCGATTCGCACAAAAGTTGGCGGAAGAATATTCCTCCAGCCCGTTATATCTTGCCACGTCCCGCCGCTGGGACGATGATTTCGAACAACGTATCCGTCGTCATCAGGCTGACCGGGGTGAACAATGGGAAACCATCGAAGAAGAGAAATATTTGCGTTCTCTCTCACTTGCCGGTCGAACTGTCCTGCTTGACTGCATTACACTGTGGCTGACCAATATCTTCCATGATAACGACTATAATCTCGACGCTGCACTGGAAGAGGCAAAGTCGGAATGGAACGGTTTCATTCAGCAGGATTTCCGGCTAATCATCGTCAGTAATGAAATAGGGATGGGACTTCATGCTCCCGATGAGGCTTCGCGCCATTTCACCGATCTGCAGGGATGGGTCAACCAGCATATTGCCGCATCGGCCGATAAGGCATACGTGATGGTATCCGGTATTCCATTGCAACTGAAGTGA